GAAGAGGCGGATCATGGGGTCTTCGAGCACACCCTGAACCCCGAAGGTCCCGAGAGTCGGCCCGACAGCGCGGATCAGGACGGTCTTGGCCATGTCGCCTTCGACGACGAAGCCGGGAGTCAGCTTGTTGCTGCCCGTTCCAACGTAGGCTCGGGTCGAGATATTGCTCATCCGGTTGGAACCCGTGGTCCCGACGGTAAGCACCGCCGCTGCGGACACCGTTGAAGAGACGCCATCCGAGACAATCACCGTATAGGCGCCGGCATCCGACTCCTGGACTCCGCTCAGGTTGAGGATCGGATCAGTCGCAGCGGGCAGATCAACCCCATCCTTCTGCCATTGGTAGGTCAGCCCAGCCACCGATCCAGAATCGACCTGGAAGGTCGCCCCGCCGCCCGGAGCCACCGACTGAGAGACGGGCTGATGGACGATCTCGGGGCCCGTGGCGGCCTGGATTGTCAATGCAGCCGCATTGCTGGTCACCGATCCCGCGTCATTCGTCACCACAACCGTGTAGGAACCGGCATCGCCCGCCGTTACCTGCGCGATGGTGTAGGTGGCGTCCGTCGCTCCGGAAATCGTCTGGCCGTTTTTCTTCCACTGGTAGGTCGGCGCCGGATCCCCCGTCGCCACAACCGAGAAACTCGCACTTCCCCCTTCAGCCACCTGCTGCGCGGCCGGCTGGGTCGTGATGGCCGGCGCTGTGGAGGTGACCAGCAACGTCAGCTCGGCCGCACTGCTCGTCACAGTCGCCGTGGAGTTCTGCACCCGGACCGTGTAGGTGCCGACATCGTTGGCCGTCACCGGACCAATCGTCAGGGTCGATTGGGTCCTGCCCGAAATCGAAACCCCGTTCTTGCGCCCTGGGTAGGTCGGAGCGGGCGTGCCGGTCGCAGTCACCGAAAATGAGGCTGAGCCACCGACCGCCACTTGCTGTGAGGACGGCTGCGAGGTGATCGCGGCCGGAGCAGTCACCGTGAGGACCGCCGCGTCACTGGTGATGGATCCACTCGTGTTCGTCGCCACCACGGTGTAGCTCCCGGCATCAGAAAGTGAAACCGACCCGATTGAATAGATCTCGCTGGTGGCGCCCTGGATCGGCGTCCCGTTCTTGAGCCACTGCAGGGTTGGTGCCGGCGTTCCGGATGTCGTCACCCCGACGTTGAAGGTGCCGCCCACCGCGACCGATTTCGAGATGGGCTGTGTTGTGAATACGAGTGCGCCACTGCCCGTCACGCTGATCCGGACCACCGGCAGGGGGCCGAGCTTGCTGACATTCCAGGACTCTCCGGACTGGTTCGACTTTTCCCAGGCCTTGAAGGTGACATCCCAGGTGCCCGTCTGGGTCGGCGTGCCCGTGATGGATCCCGTTCCGGTGTTCAGCTTGAACGTGTCGCCCGATCCTGCAACCGCCCCGGGGATGGAAAGACCGGGAGGCAACGGCCCGTAAATCGTCCAGGAATGGGCTCCCCCACCCGAACTGGCCGAACCGGTGATGGAAAAGACCAGGCCGAACGGTTCATTGACCGTCGCGTTGACCGGGCTTGAAGGATTGCTGACAAAGGTAGTCGCCCCGGTGACCGTATCGACCGCGCCCAGGGTCGCGGCCACCACGACCGCAGAGCGCAGAATCTGCGGCACCCCCAAGGCGGCACCCGTCTCGGCTTCGACAAGAAACTTCAGCACCGGTGTCCGCTGCAGAAGCAGGAGAAGAATCGTCGACGCAGCCTGCAGGCGCGGCGACCGGATTCGGCAGAACAGATTTGTGGTCAGTGTATTCATGATGGATTGCTCGATCAGGTTCGGCTCTGTCAGTTGCAGCCGCAGCCGCCGCCGCCCACGCCCCGGCCTCCGGAAGAAGCCTCGCGGGAGAAGTACATGTGTTCATTCATATTGACATGAAGAGGGTCGCGGTCGGGCCGCATCGTGTAGTCCGCCAGAGCGCCGCGCTCCCAGGGGTGGACGGTCGTGCATCCGGAAAACAACGACAGCCCGAGCAGGGCGGCCAGGATGGCAAAGATGGATTTCGCCTTCATTCCGAAGCCTCCGGTTTCTGGGAAAGCAGCTTCTCGATTCCGGCCACGTATTCGTCGTGGGTTTGGTCCCCATGGTAGCCGGCATGCACCTCCCGGATGATTCCATCGCGCCCGACCAGGAATGACGACGGCATCGTGGCCACTCCGGCCTCTGCCACCAGCTTCTGCGCCGAATCCCGCACAATGGAGAACTCCGGCTTCATCCGCTCGACAAAGCGCTCATAGGCCTTGAGATCGGTGTCCACATTGACCGCGAGCACGACCAGCCCGCGATCCGCATAGGTCACCTGAAGCTCGCTGAGGGCGGGGAAGGACGCCTTGCACGGGGCGCACCACGAAGCCCAGAAATCAACCAGGACCACCTTTCCCGCCAGATCCGGCAGGTCACCGGTCAGCGCGTAGGCGGACAGGTCGGGAAGTGGGTCCCCTTCCGACCAGGCGGCCGCTCGGCCACCGAGTGGAGAGAGAAGCCCGACCAGAAGTGGGATGAGGATCCGCAGTCTTTTGTGATTCATCATTGGTAAAGTCCCGTGTCCAGATCTAGAAGTGCGCTGACGCCCCGACCGTGATGACGGTGGCTTTGGGATAGGCGGAAGCGGAGGTCACACCATCCCGTCCGCTCATTTCGTAACGTTCGACCGCTCCGTCGAGACGAAGCCAGTCATTGACCTCGAAGACCGCCTTGAGTCCGTAGGTCCAGGCATCGAATTCCGAGATCCGGTAGTCGGCGGAATAGTGGGGGGCGAGGCCCGAGGGGATCTCCTGCGGATCGATGTCCGTGCCATCGAGTGTCACGTAATAGAAATCCGCAGCCGACTGACGATACCAGCGCAGGATCGGCCGCAGGATGAACGAACCGCCGAATTTCTGGAACCATTCGACCTGGAAGGTATGGCTGCCGATCCCGTGATTGTCGCGGAAGTAGCGATAGGAACCGTCGATCGAGGCATTGAGATTCTCGAGGTGACGGGTCAGACCGAAATAGGAGATGAACTTGGTCCGGTGGGTCGGGCGGTTTTCGGGAAAGGTCAGGGGAAGACTCAACCCCGGAAGAAGCTCAATGTTCTTTTCGACCAGCTTGTAGGGATCGTTGATGAAGCCGCTGATGTCCCCGTAGCTCAGGTTGAAGGTGAAGACCGTGTTCTTGTCGATCAGCTGGGTGACGCCGGCAAAGAAATCGTGCGTCTTCTTCTTCTGCCAGTCCTCAAGATAGAGAGCCCGGATGGAATCGTCGGTGTAGGCATAGCCGAACTGCAGGGTCGTGTTCTTCTGGTTGAGGTCCCTTGCCAGGGAAACACTCACCCCGTTTGAATCGTAATCACTCTCCGTGCTGTAGGCATACTGGAGAGTGACGTTCTGCGGCCCGAACTGATTCGAGGCATCGATGATGATCGCCTTCCGCTCATCCTCCAGCTCGGAGAGCGGCACCTGGTCGCTCCCCTCAGGGGCCGGCTGACCGGTCGGGCTCGCACCGGAAATGGAATCGATCAGTCCCTCGACCTTGAGCCGGAAAGCGTCACCGATCGTCTTGTCGCCCATCAGGTAATGGGACCGGATCAGGATTCGATCGGCATCTTCCTGATAGTTCTGGAACTTGTAGCTGACCGAATCTTCACTCCGAACGACCCGGGGTTGGAGAAGGCTGAGCAGCAGGGCAAGCGATACCACCCTTCCCGGGTGCTGCCGGAATCTGCCGACGGAGACTGTAAGGTTCTTCAGGCGCATGGGGAGGAAATCCGAGCTCTTTCGGAGGATAACACGAAGCCCTGCCGGATGAACTGAGGCAGACACCTTATTCGATCCAGGGCTCCTCCCGCGACCACGGCCCCCTTAGGGGAGGCGGACCGGGGATTACGGACGATCGGCATCCGTATGGTTGCGGATGGCTGGTGGGTGAGTGTCTTCATCGGGCTTTGCTCCGGTCCATCTGGTCCACACCGTATGCTCCCTCAACGGCCGGATCTGGTGACATGAACGGTAGTAACGACCGATATCCCCGGCCCTCAAATGCATCTTGGTAACAAATCAGTCAGGGACCATGAACCCGCTGATGTCCGGAGGTTTCCCGCCGACCCGCTGATCGCGCGGCATTCCGGGTCCTTCAACCGACCGGGGATGTTTCGCTCCGGAAACGGGCCGACCCCGTCGTCGCGTTCAATTAGTATCCATTTATTGGATACTCAACCCGTCGGGACGACGTATTGGAAAAACCCGCGGGTCTCGTCCGTTTCCTTCTCCGAGATCAGGCAACCGTCAGCCCCCAGCGTCGATTCGATATGGGCCTTGCCCTCAACCGGTCCCAGGATGAACGCGGTCGTTGAGAGGATGCCGCTCTGCAGGCAACTGTCCGAGACCACGGTGACACTGCGGACGCCGTTTGAGACCGGGTAGCCGGTTCGGGGGTCGATGATGTGGCCGTAACGCTTTCCGTCACGGACAAACACGCGAATGTAGTCGCCGCTCGTCGCAATGCCGCGACCGGTGATGCCAAGGCTGCTCCAGCACTGACCCGGCCTGAAAGGATCTTCCAGGCCGATATGCCAGCAGGGCAATCCGGGCGGCGCACCCGCCACCCGGACATCGTGTCCGAAATCGACCAGTACATCCGACAGTCCGTGGGCCTCGGCGATGCCGGCCACCTGATCGACCGCATACTCCTTGCCGAAACCGCCGAAGTCGATGGCCATTCCCGGTTCCGGAAGAAAGATCCGGTCGGCTTCCCGCTGCACCCGCAGCCACCCGACGCGGGACATCGCGGCCGCCACCGCCTCATCGGAAGGGATCTCGGGCTCGGGCTGACCCAGGCTCCGGTACCAGAGGCGGATGATCGGCAACGCGGTCGGATCGAAAACACCCCCGGTGGTCAAATAGAGCTGATCGCAAAGCTGGAGCAGGGCCGCCGTTTCCTCATCAATCGTGACCCATCCCCGCCCGGCAGCCGCATTGATCCGGCTGATCAGGCTGTCTTCGCGAAACCGGGAATAACGGGCCTCGAACCGCCCCACCCAATCGACGACCGCCTGACCGAACGACCGCGCCTGTGCCTCCGATCCGGCCACGAACTGGATCATGCAGTTCGTCCCCATCGCCTTGAAATCGATCCGGGTGACCCCCGCCCTCGGCGTTGTCGCCATCCGGAGCGGTCGGTCCGTGTTGGTCTGCCCCCTGTTCGTCATGGGAATCCGGCCGGGTCAGCGGCGCGCCGAACGAATCTGGCCGGTGATGGCGAGCGCAAGCTCGAGCGCGTTGCGTCCGAGGGTGGCCCCGACCTTGGGTTCGCGCGCCTCGAGGACGCTCTCGGTGAAAGAAGCCAGCTCGAGCAGGAGCGGTTCACCCTTCTCGATCGGAATCTCCTCCTGGTTCAGGATCTGACCGCTCTTCTTCACGAGGTGACCGGCCTGGTTCATGAAGTCCAGTGAGAGGTAGGCCGAATCCTGGAAAACCCGTATCTCCCGCAGCTTCTTCTGGCTGACCCGGCTGGCGTTCAGATTGGCCACACAGCCATTCTCAAAGGTGATCCGCGCATTGGCGATATCCTCGGTCGGCGACAGGACCGAGACACCGACGCTCTCGACGCGGACCACCGGCGACCGCACCAGCTGCAGGACGATCCCGATGTCGTGTATCATCAAATCCAGGACAACTCCGACCTCGGTTCCACGCGGCTGAAACGGCGCCAGCCGCTCCGTCGTGATGAAGCGGGGACGGTCGACCTCCTTTTCGAGGTAACTCATGACCGGATTGAAGTGCTCGATGTGTCCCACCTGGACAAGCACGCCCGCCTCGCGGGCCGCCTGGACGATCGCCTCGGCCTCGGCGGCCGAGGAGCAGAGCGGTTTTTCGATCAGCAGATGGCAGGAGGCCGCCAGGAGCGGAAGCGCCACCTCGCAGTGGCGATCGGTCGGAACGACCACGCTGATCGCCTCGCAGGCCTGCCCGAGCGCTTCCAATGAATCGAACCGCCGGCAACCATACTCCCGGCAAACCTCGTTTGCCCGCCCGTCGTCCGGTTCAAAAACCCCGACCAGTTCGACCTGCTCAAGGGCATGATAGATCCGGGCATGGTGCCGTCCCAGGTAGCCGACTCCGGCAACCCCGCACTTCAATCGATAATCCGAACTCATGGAGAATCCTCCGTCTTCTGAAGCCGTCCCGCGTGGAGCGTCAGCCGGCGATCGGTCAGGGCGGCATGCTCACGGTTATGGGTCACCAGAACCAGGCTGACCCCTTCCTCGCGGCAGAGCCGCAGCAGCACATCGATCACCCGGTTGCCGGTCGCCTCGTCGAGATTCCCGGTCGGCTCGTCGGCGAAGATCACCTTGGGCTGATTGAGCAGGGCGCGGGCCAGGGCGACCCGCTGCCGCTCCCCGCCCGAGAGATGGGCCGGCAGGTGGGTCAGGCGCGGTGTCAATCCCACCCGGTCCAGAAGGAGCCGGGCCCGGTCGCGGGCGCCGGCA
This sequence is a window from Opitutaceae bacterium. Protein-coding genes within it:
- a CDS encoding immunoglobulin domain-containing protein, which produces MNTLTTNLFCRIRSPRLQAASTILLLLLQRTPVLKFLVEAETGAALGVPQILRSAVVVAATLGAVDTVTGATTFVSNPSSPVNATVNEPFGLVFSITGSASSGGGAHSWTIYGPLPPGLSIPGAVAGSGDTFKLNTGTGSITGTPTQTGTWDVTFKAWEKSNQSGESWNVSKLGPLPVVRISVTGSGALVFTTQPISKSVAVGGTFNVGVTTSGTPAPTLQWLKNGTPIQGATSEIYSIGSVSLSDAGSYTVVATNTSGSITSDAAVLTVTAPAAITSQPSSQQVAVGGSASFSVTATGTPAPTYPGRKNGVSISGRTQSTLTIGPVTANDVGTYTVRVQNSTATVTSSAAELTLLVTSTAPAITTQPAAQQVAEGGSASFSVVATGDPAPTYQWKKNGQTISGATDATYTIAQVTAGDAGSYTVVVTNDAGSVTSNAAALTIQAATGPEIVHQPVSQSVAPGGGATFQVDSGSVAGLTYQWQKDGVDLPAATDPILNLSGVQESDAGAYTVIVSDGVSSTVSAAAVLTVGTTGSNRMSNISTRAYVGTGSNKLTPGFVVEGDMAKTVLIRAVGPTLGTFGVQGVLEDPMIRLFSSGQELVVNDDWGSGDQTDAIAAAAEMVGAFAIDPASKDAALLITLNPGVYTVQVAGVGGLTGVCLVEVYDASPK
- a CDS encoding DUF4266 domain-containing protein encodes the protein MKAKSIFAILAALLGLSLFSGCTTVHPWERGALADYTMRPDRDPLHVNMNEHMYFSREASSGGRGVGGGGCGCN
- a CDS encoding TlpA disulfide reductase family protein translates to MMNHKRLRILIPLLVGLLSPLGGRAAAWSEGDPLPDLSAYALTGDLPDLAGKVVLVDFWASWCAPCKASFPALSELQVTYADRGLVVLAVNVDTDLKAYERFVERMKPEFSIVRDSAQKLVAEAGVATMPSSFLVGRDGIIREVHAGYHGDQTHDEYVAGIEKLLSQKPEASE
- a CDS encoding DUF3570 domain-containing protein, with protein sequence MRLKNLTVSVGRFRQHPGRVVSLALLLSLLQPRVVRSEDSVSYKFQNYQEDADRILIRSHYLMGDKTIGDAFRLKVEGLIDSISGASPTGQPAPEGSDQVPLSELEDERKAIIIDASNQFGPQNVTLQYAYSTESDYDSNGVSVSLARDLNQKNTTLQFGYAYTDDSIRALYLEDWQKKKTHDFFAGVTQLIDKNTVFTFNLSYGDISGFINDPYKLVEKNIELLPGLSLPLTFPENRPTHRTKFISYFGLTRHLENLNASIDGSYRYFRDNHGIGSHTFQVEWFQKFGGSFILRPILRWYRQSAADFYYVTLDGTDIDPQEIPSGLAPHYSADYRISEFDAWTYGLKAVFEVNDWLRLDGAVERYEMSGRDGVTSASAYPKATVITVGASAHF
- a CDS encoding FAD:protein FMN transferase, which codes for MTNRGQTNTDRPLRMATTPRAGVTRIDFKAMGTNCMIQFVAGSEAQARSFGQAVVDWVGRFEARYSRFREDSLISRINAAAGRGWVTIDEETAALLQLCDQLYLTTGGVFDPTALPIIRLWYRSLGQPEPEIPSDEAVAAAMSRVGWLRVQREADRIFLPEPGMAIDFGGFGKEYAVDQVAGIAEAHGLSDVLVDFGHDVRVAGAPPGLPCWHIGLEDPFRPGQCWSSLGITGRGIATSGDYIRVFVRDGKRYGHIIDPRTGYPVSNGVRSVTVVSDSCLQSGILSTTAFILGPVEGKAHIESTLGADGCLISEKETDETRGFFQYVVPTG
- a CDS encoding Gfo/Idh/MocA family oxidoreductase; this translates as MSSDYRLKCGVAGVGYLGRHHARIYHALEQVELVGVFEPDDGRANEVCREYGCRRFDSLEALGQACEAISVVVPTDRHCEVALPLLAASCHLLIEKPLCSSAAEAEAIVQAAREAGVLVQVGHIEHFNPVMSYLEKEVDRPRFITTERLAPFQPRGTEVGVVLDLMIHDIGIVLQLVRSPVVRVESVGVSVLSPTEDIANARITFENGCVANLNASRVSQKKLREIRVFQDSAYLSLDFMNQAGHLVKKSGQILNQEEIPIEKGEPLLLELASFTESVLEAREPKVGATLGRNALELALAITGQIRSARR